Within Aphelocoma coerulescens isolate FSJ_1873_10779 chromosome 1A, UR_Acoe_1.0, whole genome shotgun sequence, the genomic segment TAGTTGGAGACTTACCTGTCACCAAGGCGGGGTGGTGGGTTTTGAGCGTtttgtgtttttattatttttttttttatttagctttTCCACCGCTCATGTGTAACTATTTCTGAAACTTGCTTGCAGTTTTAAGGCCTGCATCCACCCTGCCCCCTTAATTATTTTCTGCCAGTCCTCTTATTTACCCCGCGACACCCGTGGCACCCTCCCCCCCCGCAAGCCACGAAGGTCTCGGtggccctggcagagctggtTGTCCCTCTGTCTGCCCTTCTGGTTGTCATCGCTCCTTCTGGACTTACTAGAAATATGGCAGTGGGGGGAAGATCTCTCTCAGCTGCGCTCCCAGGCTTGTCGTGAGAGGAAATGGGATTGGAAACGCTGCCATGCGGGGGACTTGGGTACTCGGGAGGGTGATCTCGATGAACACGGTGCTGGACCCCACTTGCCAAGCTTACATAGCGCTACAGAAATTGTTTGTGTGGTTCTGTAAAGGCCTGGTGCTTGATACTCTTGAATCTCTTTTTTAAAGGAGGTTTGGCTTGAAAAAGGCTTTTTCAGGTTTGATTTGATGTgatgtttttcttctgagaaTGACAGCAATAAATACAGTGGCGTTATACTACATAACTAGATTGAGTCTCGAGGTTTTTAAGGGTTGAAAGTAATAAGGCGTTCGCGCCAGgcctttttaaagagaaagttAGAACTGATTTCTGACAGTGGCATTTTCACATCACAAGTAGTTTTCAAGGATTAGCAAAAAATATATCCTGTGGCTTCTGCTATATGGTCAGCTAGATGTCAATTAATGAGTCTTctctcagttttttttcctttttttttctcccccacttccttttcctctagTTTTCCCTTGCCACTGGGAGATTAAAGAATATTTTGCTATATATTGCAATGCTCTCTGACATTCAGTTTCTCGTTGTCTGTGGAGGGAGATAGTTGTATCATTGCTTTATCTTACACCCACATTTAACATTCTGAAATTAAAAgatactttcatttttttttttcacagagaggAGGGTTCTGGTGTTTTTCTGCTAAGAGATTTCCAGCTCAGTTTAACACAAGGACATTGGAGTAAGCGCTTTGGCAAGTCTGAGATAGATCAGACCACTGCTGTTTTTGGAGTTTAGTGAGTGAGTTTGAGTATGCAGATTTATATACAGTTACTTAAAAGAACACTGGCCAAAGCGTTGACACAGCACTTGATGTGCCTTAAAAGTAgtgtaatttcattttctgtaaagTCTTTAATTATAGTGGGTGCTTCACTTCTAGATCAGGGGTTTTGCATGAGTAAAAGAAGTGCCTGCCTACTTCTTTGTGAAGTTTTTGGACATTtgcatgaaatttttttttttttggcatattATCCTGGAAGCTTTAATGCATCAGGATTCAATTTGTTATATACATCCTTTTAAGGTATGAAAATACTTGTAACCACTAAGAACCATCTTACTTCATAAATAATCTCTGTAAAATGTTGGGCCACCCAGTGTGCTGGTTCAGCACCATCTGAAAGTTTATCACCACTTCTTCTGTAGGCTGATCACATACAAGCTTTCTGGTTTCCTCTTGTCAGGAGTGAGCTGTAGGTGACTTCTTAGGATGGAAAATTGTTACGTTTTGCTCTGGAATGCATCAGGTTTACTCAGTTCTGTCCCGGAAATGATGGCACCAGTAATATTAGGGAAGAATGTTTTGAGCCAGCCTAATTTACCTTTGTAAAGAGAGCTGTTGGCAAACCAGGGAAATATTAGATTTAAATCAGCTTAATTGGAGTTGGAATCTCATTTTACCCGGAGTCAGACTGTGAAGTGTCAGTTACTGCCAGTTTAGCAGATAAACCCCCACAGAGGCAGTGTTCAAGGGCTGCTGTAGGGCTTCTTTCTTTCAGGTCAGTATCCAGGCATATTGTGTACAAGAGTGGAGAACTAAAACTATGTGCCTTCTGTGTAAaattttttccctctggatAGCTGTGGAGCAAGTATTCATAATACCCAGCTGTTGCAGTGTCCAGTcttgcaatcagccctgtcatATATTTCCTTTTGTTAGGGAACTTTTCAACCCTTTGAACCTATGGTGGACTTGAGTGAGGCTGTGGGTTTTGTAGGAACTACTTGGGTACTGAAATTGTTGACATTTTGACCTCAAGTTAGCATGATCAGTAACAAACATCATCACTAAAGGTGAATGTCCCTGTAAATGAAAGTCTgtgcctttcttttcctttgaccTGAAAGGAAACAATGCTTAAATGCATTTTTGAAGTTGTGTTTCACTGTCTTTTTCATATGACGAAAATTGATGACTGTGCAGGCTGTCTGGGGGATCTGATAGATACACTGATCAGAAAATAAGGGATATTTATATGGAAGGGAAGAAGCCTAATGCACAGTTGCAACACAGCAGACATTTTAAAACTAACTTAGCAGTTTTTAAGTTAAATTATATCTACTATACTTGGCTTTTCCAACAATTTAACTGCTTCTTGTTAGAATGTTGATTTGAGTTCTGTTTCTTTGGTCTCTTAGTCACTGTAATTTGTAGTTTCCATTGGGAAGTGGTTTAAAGAACAAATGTATTTAATGTTAGAGCAGATAGTCTTGTACTTAAGATaattcagaaattttttttcagctcgTTTATTTTTTGGTAACTCTTCCACCCCCTCCTTCATCCACAAGTTACTCCTTTAAGAAAGTTGCTTAGGGATTTTTGTTGCTTTCAGTTTGTTTCATTACcaggtttttatttattattgtaCTACTTGGGTAAGGTGCAGACTCTTTGGTTTTGCGGTCTAAAAGTTGTTTCTAACAGGCATGTCTCATGAATTCATGTTTTGCAGAAAGCTGTAGCTTTAGGACAAAAATGGACTTGATAGCATTTGGAAAAGTACTTTCTGCCAAGTTTGTACAATACTGATGAAAGtgctgtaactttttttttttttttgatgttattttaaaatccaATTCATGGTATTTATGGTAAATAATCATTTCATGCCACTGGGTTATTAGTTACTCTTACAGCTTGCTGCCAGAAGCTCATGTTTTGGCTATTGCATTAGCCAGTCATTACAGTTAGTTCTTAACATTTTGAAGTGTGTAAAATTAACTGGATAAAGAAAACttagagagaaagagcagtAATTTCTGAGTCGTTCTGCTAGTGAGAAATTTTTTATGAACATTGGCTTCTTACTCTCTTCAGTCTTCATCACAATGCACTTGAGAGCAGATATggcttttcccaggttttttttttcttatttttttcctgttaggttgtgttttaaaaatactttttaaaaaattttgttgATTACAGAATTACAGATGGACTTGCAGGCTTGGCTGGACTTGTTTACTTTTTGTTCTTCATTCTGTTGTTTTTCATTTGAGGCATACTTCTTGATAAGAAAGGAGAGAAGATATAGAGGGGGGAGATAGTGAAATAGCTATTTAGTGTAAAACTAAccttgagagagagagaaggaactTGGAAGGAGAGATTTTTCTCATCCCTTTTATGTAGCTACTTTATAAGTGCACTGTTGGTTTCAAGGCAGGTGCTGTAGGTGTACAGCTATAGGTGTACACACAGCCATGTCCTAGAGACAGGAGCTTTGAAGGGGTGAATTACAATAACATGGTTTTAGGTTCAGAATCAACCTAAAGCAGGTTTACGTTATTTCAAGAAGTTTTATACCATCATAGTGATTGGAGGGGGTGACTTGTTAGAATGTTGTGCTCATATGTCAGCTTGGGGAAAAGACAATGGAAAGTGGTTAAGAAAATTCcagagtaattttaaaatagtcTTAAATACTagtagtattttttaaaataactaacATTCACGTTCACAGGTTTGGAGCGAGTCGTGGAGGTCCTCTTCCTCCAAAGAAATTTGGTAATCCAGGGGAACGTTTACGtaagaaaaaatgggatttaaatGAACTGCCCAAGTTCGAGAAGAATTTTTATGTGGAACATCCAGAAGTGGCCAGGCTTACTCCGGTAAGTTCCATGTTGTCTACAACAGAAAATATCTCAAGTTGAAAAACTTGTCCTAGGAGGTTTGGGACAGCATGTAAAATAGAGCTGACTCTTCTTTAAGTGTGTTTGGCATGTGTACTCTGTAGGATACTTGTTTCTAGTTGCTGTTATTATTTAACATTAGCAAAGGATATGCTTTTCTTCGTAGTTGTTTTTATATGAGATATTTTATATTCTGTCATTTGTAATGCATCATCATCATGCTTGTCTGGTCCAGTGATTTGTCAGTGGAGATGAAATTTGGAGAGTTACAGTACTGGAGAAACCCTGAAAAAACCTAAGATAATGAACTAAAAGTGACAGAAATACATGAGAAATGTTGGAAAAGTAATATTTTGTCATAAGAGTAATTTGGGCTGAAAGAGGCCTTGGGGACACCTCTAGTCTAATCCTCTGCTGAGAGCAGCACTAACAGTAgaactagagcaggttgcttaGTGCCTTGTCCTTTTGAGTTTGAATACCCCCAGGGATGAGGAGAATTTATATCCTCTCTGGGTGGCTGTCTCAGGGCTTAGTGTTTCTCATGGATTTTGAACATCTTTCCTATAGCGACCCATCAAGTAGTTAAAAGTAGCAGTTAAAGGCCACTGTTAGCCCAGTCTTCCCAAGCTAATCAAATCTGGCGCTCCCAGTCTGTCTTCATTGTGGTCTGTACTGCAGCCTCCAGCTTTCCCCCATAATTGGACATGCCATGTTAAAAAAATGTCCTCCTTACATCGGGGGCTCAAAACCAGGTGCAGTACTTTGTGTTTACTCTCTCAATACAGTAATCTTCCCTTCCTACCTAGCTTGAGTCTGGTCTTCTATTCTCTCTTGCaatgtatttttataattaGAAATTAAGGTATTTTGTTCTTAACGCGAGGCAACAAGCACAATGTCATTATCTGATTGCATAGATTTACAAATCCTTATGTGAAATATGCATATGGCATAAAGGAATTGAGGGGGGTATCAACTTCTTAAAGATACCACAACTTGAGCTACTGAACCACGGTTAGCATGAGCTGCTGTAGCTGTCCTTGGCTTAGCCAGCTAAAAGGattttcatgttttccccagtagtcactttctcttttttaccTTTTAATTCAAGCTCAAGAGATTCTCAGAAATAGTGGATCTATTGCTTTGGATAAAGTACATATTAGGTATTGATGTGTCTCTATTGATTTCTAATAAGCGTTAGAATAAGGTCATGAATTGTTGAAGCATGTTGCAAAGGGCAGTTGGGCTTAAAAGATAACctagacaaaaataaaacactttctCTAATCCTGAAATTATGCTTATGTGGCTACACATTTCTGACATAGTACAAGAAGTTCCTTAAAAAAATTGTGAGGTCCTAGGGTATCATTATGATGTTGTCAGAGCTTCTTTCATTCTCTGAAACAATTCCAAGCAACATTTGAGTTGCAAGTTATCCAGCAAGAACTCTGTATTTATCTACCTCTGCAATGTGTTAATTGTAGGAGAAGGACTGCCCTGCCTTCTGTTCATGGTATATTAGGACCTATTTAGTTTGTTTAATTCTTAACACTGACACATAAAATGTGTTTCTTATCCTTTGTTTCTAATCACTTTTGAAGCTGTTGATCATTTCTGGCTTCTGGAAAAATGCCTAAAAATGTTCTGCTAACTATACTCTTCATTTAAAAGGGTTGGTTGTAAGAAGAGATTGACATTAGTCCTTCTAGGCTATGTAGAGAGCTCATACCACTGAATATTGGAGAAGCTGTACAATAAGTCGCTCTTAAAGTAAAATCTTTAGAAAAGCAGTTGTTTTTACATCCTGTTTTAATTTAGTTCTCTAACAAAGCTGTTATCCAGAGGTGAGAAGTGAGTTAGTAGTTAGGAACACACACTTTAAGTCCCTGCTGATACTtggcatttattttttctttttttttctttcttcattaatAGTATGAAGTTGAAGAATTGCGAAGGAAGAAGGAGATAACAATTCGGGGAATGGAGGGCTGCCCCAAGCCAGTGTTTGCCTTCCACCAGTGTAGCTTTCCACGTAAGTACTTTTGCCATTTTTTAAGATCATGATGATGGCTCAGAAAATACCTGAACAGTTACTGGTTCTATTCTCTAAAAAGTTCTCTAAAGCCTCAGTTATTCtttaagaaatatatttttttcttaaattctgaAGAGTATGTGATGGATGCCTTGATGGACCAGAACTTCACAGAACCCACTCCAATTCAGTGCCAAGGCTTTCCGCTAGCCCTCAGCGGTCGTGACATGGTGGGCATTGCACAGACCGGCTCTGGGAAGACACTAGCAGTGCgtattctttccttttatttcttcagcTAGCTTTCCTGGTCACCTGGCAGAAATTACCTGTGGGTTAGTTTTTGGCCTTGCCAGTACTAGCAGCAAGatgattacatttttaaagcttGTTGTATTGCATCGTGGGGGACAGTTGAGTTCCAGCTCAACTACAAGCCTGTTGTATTCACAAGGGCGTATTATGTGCGTGTCTTCCTGTTTGGATGCTTAGTCAGTTCTCTATGCTTACATTGTGGTTTAAAAACCAGAACATTCTCTTTAGCACATTTGCTTCGTAAACTATGCAGGTTAAAATAAAAGATGGTTGACTTTCAGCATATATATTAATTTTAGCTGTAGTgttaaaaaagatttttatcCTTTATGAAAAACATTGGCTAGGACCATGATTACTCAGTTCCGCTAACTTATGCTCCAAATTTAAGAGAGCCTTGCTTTCAGAGGTGCTGAGCAGCCACATTCTGTGCTCATCCGCCAAAGCAGATACAGTCGGTCAGCAGCTCTTAAAAATCTTCTGTTGTGCTGGATAAATGCAAGTATCTGGTTTTGCAGAGTCACAATTTGTATATGTTACAGAatactgttttcttctgttttagtACTTGTTGCCTGCAATTGTTCACATCAACCACCAGCCATATTTGGAGAGAGGGGATGGCCCAATTGTAAGTGCTTGTTGATTCTCTTTGTTTTTGTATCTATAGCATGACATTGTTAATGAGATGGGTGTTTTATTTAATTGATGTATCAGAATAGTAATTTTTCATATCCTGTTTCTATCAGAATACGAATATTTACTATCACAATGTGAACATCCCACTCAGTTGAAATTCTGTGCAACTGCTGATGTACTCTAAAGATATTTAAATGTTTCAGCTAATAAAGAGCAGATGGTCCAACTTTGCTTATGGTTTTATGTTAGGGATGTGTATGCAGCTTGACTCTTCCTGAATAATTTCCTTTTGCAGTGTCTGGTTCTGGCACCTACTAGAGAGTTGGCCCAGCAAGTGCAGCAGGTGGCTGATGATTATGGCAAATGTTCAAGACTGAAGAGTACCTGCATATATGGAGGAGCACCCAAAGGTCCCCAGATCAGAGATTTAGAAAGAGGTAATTTTAAAATGGGTGCTTGCAGTTTCTGGAGGAAGTGGTATTGTAAAATctctgtaaaaataaaacttctcaAAACCTGTTTGGAAGGGGACGAGTGTGAAAGAgtgtctttctctttttccagttGCAATGACAGTTCATGAGGtagttcttttttttgttgtataGTGGCTTGGATATTAGATTTTCTTTCTGATTGCTCTTTGAACTTTCCACTAGTTAAGATCATCGAGGTgtagaaaggggaaaaggaaacttCACAGAAGGAGAACAGGTTCTTTTCAGGAAATGCAATACCAGCAGCATGTTTAAGGAAGGATTTTTTCTAAGGCAGATTTCAAGTTTTCTGCCTACATTTGTTCAAATAATCAAACTTTGTTTCTGAATCTATAAAAACTTCTTTGGACAGCAGAAGGggtgtgtggttttttgtttggttgcagttttttgtagtttttttgttttgttttttttgggggtttttttaattgtttttaagCACTAAGCACTATGTACCCTGTAAGCAGCTACTGTAACACAGTAGTGCTTAAGTGACCTATAATTTCAAATGCAGCAATGTGCTGATGGCTTTCATCTTCACTAGATTAAAAAATGTAATAGAATTATGTGAAAAGATGCAAGAATTATTATCAAGGCAGACATACATACAGATCTATTCAAGACATCAGAAAATTTTGCTTACCACTGCAGTTTGCAGGGTCCTTATTGCAAACTGCAGCAGTGGGATAAAGGCATGCATTGTAGAAGTCTGTGGATATCACTGTTCAACAAAACAGTGCATTCCAGTTCAAAAATAGCATCTTCAGTGGAGGAGTCCAAGGTTTCATGAAGAGTCCTTGGCAGGATCAGCTTGCTGGGTTTTGCACACCTTTCTGGAGTGCAGTAAAACAGATATTCTGCTTAAGAAGAAAATCTTTGCATGCCTCCTCTTCCTTAAACCTACTTTCTGTGGACATTTCAGTGACCCTGAAATAGTCACCTGTAAAATTTGGGAATTGGTGGAAACCAGATCCTCCTTTTAAGGAATGTGTAAATTGCCCAACCCGGTATTAGTTAGGAATATTTGAACTCTCTTCTTATCCCCACAAATGGTGGCGGGATGGTTGTCTCTCACTATTGGTGTATAATTGCTCAGTTTTAAAGCCCATGCTTTGgctttatatattaaaaaaaaagtgaaagtaaTTTGACCCATATAGAAAGAGGAGCACTTCATGTTTGAAAATGACTCCTCTCTAGACTGCATAGTTCTGGAGGAAGGTGGGTCAGGCTTGTGTAGAAGCTTGCTTCACTTCTGGTTTTTGGAATGCTCTTCCCTGGTGTTTTCCTGGCAGTAACCTTTTAGTTTCTGTACTGCATTTATTATTCTAATGGCACTGTAACAGTAATTtcagaatggaaaaaataataaacagaaCTAGGGCTTCTACTGAAATGACTCAATCTTGGGTACGAATGAGggtggtgcttttttttttaaaacaatttttctctGGGAGGTGATTCATTCTGACTAAAAATACCAGTTGACATTCAAATGAAGAGCCTTACTCTTTCCTTATtctgttctgaaggtgtggagATCTGCATTGCTACACCAGGTCGCTTGATTGACTTCCTTGAGGCTGGAAAGACCAACCTTCGTCGCTGTACATACCTGGTGCTGGATGAAGCTGACAGAATGTTGGACATGGGATTTGAACCACAAATTCGTAAAATTGTTGACCAGATAAGGGTGCGTGACCCTTCTGGAAGGACAGCctcctttgttttcctattTGAAATGTAGTATCGTAAACaaatctgttttcccttttccttagcCTGACCGCCAGACTCTGATGTGGAGTGCCACCTGGCCAAAAGAAGTGCGCCAGCTTGCCGAGGACTTCCTGCAGGACTATGTTCAGATCAATGTGGGAAACTTGGAGCTCAGTGCCAACCACAATATCCTGCAGATAGTGGATGTATGCATGGAAAGCGAGAAAGACCACAAGTAAGCTGATGTTCCCACCATTTCACTTTCTTTGGTTGTACTTAAAGTGTATGATGCTTTGTGAGCCTTCTAGGAATTCCAAATAGTGAAGTTACTTGTAGTACTATTTAACCTTTGAGTGTTACAAAGTAAGTCAGTCTTGTAATTAACTAGTCTCTTGTGTATATTTTGACCATACCTTTGCACAACCAGCAGAAATTTCTGTGATACTAACTTACGTGGATGTGTGTTGTGTGTGTCCTCAATGTCCCTTGATAGAGAGATCCTTTATTCTGGTATGTGTGCCTATACATCTTGGCTCTCATGTCTGTTTTAGACTGATCCAACTGATGGAAGAAATCAtggcagagaaggaaaacaagacTATCATCTTTGTGGAGACAAAGAGGAGATGTGATGATCTCACTCGAAGGATGCGCAGAGATGGGTGATTagcttttccccttcctccacTTCTTTCTAGTGGGAAACAAAAATTTTAATCAAAAGCAGTAAGGCTTAAATGTTCTTAATGCTATTGTTGGGAACAACTTATCCATTATTTTTTTGGCTGAATTCAGTCATTGTTTGCCAGAAGATTCCATTCCATCAAAGCATTAGTGCAAGAGAGAGTTTTCATAAGTAGTGCAGCTTTTTTAGTGTATCAGAATCCTGATATGCTGATGGAGACTGTATCAATATAGCAAATGTCTTTTGGCTTAAATGGCTGTTTATGTAGGTGGCGGGTTTACAGTACACATGCTGGGTAGATAGAGGgcagagaataaaatatttctcaaatcttacagtttttcccttttaaacaaAATGCCAATAAAGCTTCCTGTTTGCTTTAATGTATGTACTTTCTATCTATACTAATGTATGTCTCTGTTTGGCAGTTGGCCAGCTATGTGTATCCATGGAGACAAGAGTCAGCCAGAAAGAGATTGGGTGCTTAATGGTGAGTCCGTCACTGACAGGAGAATAACTTAGGCTGCTCTACTTAATTTACCTAGATGTGTTTttctctggtctggttttggtttttttatctcTAGACCAAATAGACACGTTTAAAAGGACTTCTCTTGCCTTTGTACTCTTAATTTCAgtatttgtgcctttttttggtttgttttgataAAGTTGGAAAATTGTTTAATGCAGCTGGATTTTGAAAAATTGTTGAGGTGTTATATCCTGACTTGTGGGGGTTTCTGGAATTGACCCACCTTATGTAGCTTCTGGAAAATGAGCATTTAGTGTAAATCAAGTTCAGGTAACTTTATCTTTTTGAAAAATCTTACTTCATAGCATGCTTTGTTTTACAGAGTTTCGTTCTGGAAAGGCTCCTATCCTCATTGCTACCGACGTTGCATCTCGTGGGCTAGGTTTGTACACATAGACCACTCTTGCCTACTGctgcatatttttcttctttggactgaaaaatgtttctttaaaaaaaaattcaaagcgTGATTTTCCCCCACATGTGAAATACGTTTTTTaacattaatcttttttttttctttcatattcaAAGTCTCTTCCTGCTCCTAATGAACAGGCTTTGGTCTGCAGCAAGGCCTAGGCATGACCAATCGATCGCCAAGAGGGAGAAGAGACGTCCAATTATGCAACCCAACCCTTCCACCACACTCACTTCTTCCCCAAATCCAGCTTTTGTTGCTGGATGGTAGGGATGGATTGCTCTCAGTTCAGAGCGTGTCAGATAAAGTTCAAGTAGGAAGTTGTGGGAGAGCATTTCAACAGCAAATAGCGAATATTCTCCCCATATGACACACCACAGATTTGAACATACCAACCCCAGTGTACTTGCATGTTTACCCTGCAGATGTATTCACATCTGAGAAAGCACTGCTCCAGATCTTTGCTCTTGACATGTAACCTTCCCTCCTCTGTGTTCCTTCTAGGCAGGACCACTGAGATGATATATGGCCTTTAACATCTTGTTACCCAGATGTGTAATTGAATCAAAATCGCACAGCTCTGTTCTGGTGGTATGAAAATGATCTGTCTGGATGCAACAGTTGTGCCCCCTTTTATAATAAGCATATTTGTGTTGTGAAACACCGTGTGCTCAGCACAGTCCTTATGCATCTGCCCACCCTAGAGGAGGAGGATGGCTGCTGAAGTGCTCTGAGCTTAATAACAGACATTGAATACTCTGCCCACCCTGAGTTTGGTAGACGATAAACTACTTGGGAGTCAGTGTCTCATTTTAGTAAATTGTAGACAAAATTACTGCGAATCAGTTGAGATTTAACTCAGAGAATCTAGTTGGTTGAAAGCCTCAGTTACCTGAGCTCTCTTTGTATGCCAAAAgggtggctgtgctgtgcatcATATGGTCACTTTAATACAGGCAGACCATTAATAGGCTTGGCAGCCTTTGTTCACACAACCTTcacccctccttcccctcccccctcaaaAAATGTCCAGCACTTCCTCAGGAAGTGATTATATGGACTTCAGTCTCTGCCCTCTAGGGTCATGTCTGGACCTGTGCAGTTAGAACTTGGGCCTGTTGGGAGAAGGGACTGAGGCCTGAAACTAGTTTGTATGAAAGAGAGCTGCTTTCTctagcagcattttttaaaCAGGCTTGCTATGTGCTGGTAGCTTCTTTGTGCATCTTGCCTAGACATTTAAAACAGCCTcatccccctcaaaaaaaaaaacaaaaaaccaacaaaaccaacacccTCCCCCAAAACGACTCAATTGGATAACACTTCAGAAAACAGTCTCCCTACTTCCCATCGTCCACTTCACCCAAGCTAAGGGGGAAAGGTATCAGAGTCTGTTTCTTGTTACTGAACAACATCTCTGCTTGTTTTGGGGCCCTGAGTTTGCTGCTTAAAATAAGTCACTTAACTGGCAAACTTCTGGACGACTTCCTCCAAGATCCTGGAAAGTGAAGGCTTCTACCTAAATAACATAAAACAGGGGCGCGCGCCTTTTGGCTGAGTCACCAGGGCTTTCCCTCTTCCTAATGGAACATTGGTTTCAAAAAAGCTTCTTTCAGGTAAGTTCTGAGTCCCATAATGACTTCTTTGTGATAATTCCCTGGAGTGAGGTCCTCTCtctgcactgatttttttttttttaaatttatttttttgttcagtCTATTAAACTAAAAACAttgaatttgttttgttttgttttctttaacagAAGCTTTGGTATCAGCTGCAGATCATTCTCAGTGCAGGGGTGGGGGCACATCTACAATGATGGTCTAAACAGCTCTCTAGACTAGCATGTTTGCTAGTTTATATCTGTCCCGTTTAATAATTTGAGACTGTCTGTGCCATATGGTGTTCTGATGGTCTGACAAAGGGATTGTTTCCCAGGTAGCTGCTAAAAATGATTTACAGTCTCAATTCTTGATCCTGCTACATTATCTTCTAAAAGTGCAGGAGGATTGCGAGTGTGCGCAAACACTTTGGAGCATGCTAGACTGGAGAAGCCGAGTCTTGTACCACGCTCTGGTCTTCAGCGAGCTGCGTGCTCTACCAGGACCACTTTCCAGTCTGGAAAACACCCttgcatcttcctcttcctgccttcccattctttctgctcctccccagTCAAGGCAGTTCTGTCTGCATGGGTAGCTACAATTCCTTGTGCTTTCTGACAGGAAAGCACGTCCTTGTATCCTCTCTGATAATTCAAGTCACTTGCTACTGGATGTGCAAAACGGGACTGGCTGAGGACCATGTAGCCTGGAGCTTGTCAGTCTAGCTACACCCCGGCTGTGAAGATGCAATCTGTCACACGTACTCCTCTCTATACTTcactttccctttttaaaaaaactgttGCATCAAGGACCCTAGCTGGAGACTCGCGCAGCCCCCTGTgaaacctgccttctcactccctTTTTTTGGTGTGATTCAGGACTTTGGAGTCAGCAAAGACTGAGGAGCCCCCCCTTTGCTGTAATAAGAAACAGACATAAAGTCCCCCTCTTGTCACAACAACcctcatgtttttatttttcctgcaacCCCTTTGAAATTGATGCA encodes:
- the DDX17 gene encoding probable ATP-dependent RNA helicase DDX17 — protein: MRGFGDRGRDRDRGGFGASRGGPLPPKKFGNPGERLRKKKWDLNELPKFEKNFYVEHPEVARLTPYEVEELRRKKEITIRGMEGCPKPVFAFHQCSFPQYVMDALMDQNFTEPTPIQCQGFPLALSGRDMVGIAQTGSGKTLAYLLPAIVHINHQPYLERGDGPICLVLAPTRELAQQVQQVADDYGKCSRLKSTCIYGGAPKGPQIRDLERGVEICIATPGRLIDFLEAGKTNLRRCTYLVLDEADRMLDMGFEPQIRKIVDQIRPDRQTLMWSATWPKEVRQLAEDFLQDYVQINVGNLELSANHNILQIVDVCMESEKDHKLIQLMEEIMAEKENKTIIFVETKRRCDDLTRRMRRDGWPAMCIHGDKSQPERDWVLNEFRSGKAPILIATDVASRGLDVEDVKFVINYDYPNSSEDYVHRIGRTARSTNKGTAYTFFTPGNLKQARELIKVLEEANQAINPKLMQLVDHRGGGGGGGGGRSRYRTSSSVNNPNLMYQEECDRRLRGVKEGRRDSGGFRDRERGESYANGANKTYGSAYGSPNSAFGAAQSQYGYTQGSYGAAAYGTSGYGTAEYSASGYGASTTAATAGRTSQSTTQQQYAGMVGRSGQQPQPLMSQQFPQPPATNVMGYMGQTATYQYPPPPPPPPPSRK